The window TATTCCGCAGGTGGGTTCGAATCGGGTTGTTCGCCGTCTCTTCCTCTTCGGCCTCGCGTGCCTCGTCGAGAAGCTTCTCCTGCTCCGTCGAGAGGCCCCGCTTGATGGTTCGCCGCTGTCGCGCGGGAAGCAGTTCCGCAACCTCGTCGAGCTCCATCTCCTGCAGCTCGTCGAGCGTGTGACCACGGTAGGTGAACTCACCTTCGTGGCCGATCTGGTATTCCGAGCTCATTCTTTCCCTCCTTTGCCACCACGGCCGGTCCGCTTGGAGGCGATGTCGCCCACCTTACGGCCCGGCGGCGTGTCTCGGGAGACGCTTTTGGGTTTGCCGGGGTGCTGTCGGCCGCCGCCACCGAAGGGGTGGTCGACGGCGTTCATCGCGACACCACGGACGCGCGGCCATTTGCCGCCGCGCGATTTCATCTTGTGATGCTTGTTACCGGCCTTGACGAACGGCTTCTCCGTCCGACCGCCACCGGCGACCACGCCGATGGTGGCGCGGCATTCCGGGGACAGGCGGCGCATCTCGCCGCTCGGCAACTGAACGACCGCAGCGTTGCGGTCATGGGTGAGAAGCGTCGCGGACACGCCGGAGGCGCGTGCGAACTTCCCACCGTCGCCGGGCTGTCGTTCGACGTTACACACCGGAACACCCTCGGGGATTTCCGCGAGGGGCATCGTGTTACCCGGTGCGATTTCGGCGGAGACGCCGACCTGAATCTCGTCGCCGACGGTGATACCCTCCGGCGCGAGGACGAGGCGGCGGTCGCCGTCGTCGAACTGCACGTCGGCCAGCGGTGCCGACCGTGCAGGGTCGTGTTCGATGTCGACGACTTCGCCAGTGACGATGTCGTCGTCTTCGAGCGTGCGGTGCGAGAGGTCTGCCTTGTAGCGGTGCGACGGGGCACGGAACGTGGAGGTACCGCGACCGCGTCGTTGGCCAAGGATTCTGCGTCCCATTGTTAGAACACCCCGATCCGGGAGGCGACTTCCTGCGCGTCGTCGCTCTCCGAGAGCTTCACGGTGGCTTTCTTCTCGCCGTTCATCGTGTTCTGCGTGTTCACGTCAGCGACCTCGACGTCGAACTGCGACTCGACGGCGTCGGCGATGTCGCCTTTGGACGCGTCCAGCGAACAGATGAACTGCAGTTTGTTCTCGAAGTCCATGGCGTTCATGGCCTTCTCGGTGACCAGCGGATGCTTCAGCGTCATCGTTCGGCCACCTCCTCGAGCGCGGATTCGGTCCACAGCGTGAGTCGACCGGGCGCCGTACCGGGCGCCAGGTCCTCGGCGTTGACCTCGTCGGCGGTCGCGACGTCGGCGCCCGCGAGGTTGCGGGCGGCCAGCGACGGTTCCTCGGAGGTGACGACGAGCACGGACTTCGGCTGCGTGTACTTCCGTCCACGGGTCGTCCCGCGGCCGGCACGAACCGATTTGCCGTCCTCAGCGCGCTCGATGTCGTCGTAGACACCGAGGGCTTCGAGAACGTCGACTGCGTCCTGCGTCTTCTGGAGGTCCTCGAAATCGTCGCTCACGACGAGCGGGATTTCGACGTCCTCATCGAACGCGTGACCGCGTTCTTCGACGAGGTCGCCGTCGGCGGTTGCCGCGATGGCGCTGCGGACGGCGAGTTTGCGCTCTTTGGTGTTGATATCGAGTCCACGGTCCTTCTCTGCCTTCGGCGGGTGGGCCGCACGACCGGAGACGGCCTGCGGCACCTCCCGGGCACGCCCGTTCTGTCGGGGGACGTGCGCCATCCCGCGGCCGGAGCCGGGGGATTCCGCCGGCGTTCGAAGACCCGCGTACTCGTCTGTACCGGTTTCCTGAATTCGATTGGCCTGAGCGGCGAGGACTGCGCGCTTGATGAGGTCGGGCCGGAAGGTCGTCTCGAAGACGTCCGGAAGCTCGACTTCGCCCGCGTCGTCGCCGTCCAGGTCGCGTACTATTGCCTTCATGATTTATCCCTGGTTGGAGGCGGTGGAGACGTACCGGATTTCCGGGTCGAGGCGCGGCTGGTCCGCGGGGCGGACAGCCGGCCGGAAGCGCACGAGGCGCTTGTTCGGCCCGGGCACCGAGCCCTTCACCAGCGTGTAGGCGCCGTCGACCTCGCCGTAGTTGACGAAGCCACCGTCGGGGGTGACGTCGTCGTCGCCGAGGTCGAGGAGGCGCTTGTTGAGTTCGGTCCGCTGGTGGTAGCCGGTCTGGCCCTGCTGGGGCACGGTCGACCGGACACGCGAGGGGTTCCAGGGGCCGAGGTTGCCGATGCGTCGGCGCCAGCCCTGACGGGCGTGTTTGCCCTTCCGCTTCTGGACGCCCCATCGCTTGACGGGGCCCTGCGTGCCTTTGCCCTTCGTGACGCCCGCGACGTCGGCGTACTCGCCGGCGCGGAACACGTCGGTAACGGCGTGTTCCCCGCCCTCATCGAGGAGGTCGAGCGCGAACTCGAGTCGGTCCTCGACGGAGCCGCCGCCGACGCGTGTCTCCATCACGTCGGGACGTTTCTTCGGGACGCTGGAAAGCCCGCGGGGGACGGTGTGCGTGATAACCCGCAGGTCAGCGAGGTCGCCCGCGTTGAGCGCCTCTCGGATTTCGTTTTCAGCGTCGCCGGACTGTTCTTGTGGGACGGACAGGGCCCGCTCGAGGTCCTCGTGGACGTCGTCGGTCCACGCCTCGGTCAGGGGGCGCTGTCCGTACGGTGTGTCTTCGTAAGCTCGAACGGCGACAGCCCGCATCGGTGGCGTCTCGACGACGGTCACCGGGACGGTCTGCTCCTGACCCTCTCGGGGGGAGTTGGGCTCGTCGTTAATCGACACGACGTGGCTCATTCCGGCCTTGTAACCGGCGAAACCTTGGAGCCCGGGCTGTCCCTCGTCGTCCGGCCAGGAATTGAAGCGCGGAACTTCACTGGCCGCACGGCTGCGGGGGCTGAAGCCCATCGAGCCTTTGCGTGGTCTGCTTGGTTGTGGCATTTATCTCACTCCAGTGTGAGGGGCGCGAGGGTCGCGAACAGAGCTTCCTCCGTTCGCACGACCTCACTACCCTGGTTCGGAACCGTATTGAGCCAAAGGTCGAACCGCGCAGTGGGTTCGTCGCTTCGTGCCTCCTCGCCCGGCTCGCAGTCGAGTATCTCCGGCAGGCCCCGTTCGGGGGCGCCGAAGACGACCGTCATGCCGTCGGTGGTCGTCCGTTCGACCAGTTGGTCGAGACGGTCGACCGTCAACTCCTCACCGTGTCGCGACGCGGCGATACGCGTGCCAGCGTCGGCTCGTGTGAGGGCGTCGTCGATGGTCGCGCGCTCGACGTCGAAGCCCGGTGGGACTTCGTCGACGATTTTTGCGCGGACCGGCCGTCGCGAAGAGACCCTGATGGTGACGCGCTCCCCCTCTTCGTACTCCCCGGAGGGAGCAGGAAGGGAGATCGGGTGTTGCATTCCGCAATTGACCCGGACGCGTCCGTCAGGTCCGACCTCGGTCACGATTCCCTGTCTTAACGACCCCGAACCGTCCGATCCGGAGCCGGTCTGTGAACGCACGTGGAGCGGCGGCAGGATGCCGGCGTACTCCAGTTCGTCCCGCCTGTCCCATACTTCCTTTCGGAGGTAGGGGGCTGTGGCGGCGTATTCCAGCACTGTGCTGACGAACCCGTCGCCGAACCGACCCGTTTCGCCGTCCCCGTCGGGGAAGACGATGAGTCGGTCGACCCGGAAGATGACCGCCGCGCGTGCGACGTAACCGAGTTTGCGAGTCGCCTCGCGTTTGTCCTCGGCTTCCCGGGTCAACGACGACGGCACGAGCACGCTGCGTGTCATGCCGTAACGCTTCCGTGTCCGCTCACTAGACTGTAGCGATTCTACCGAACCCATCCTTAAAAGATTCGCGGTATGCAGCAGTCGTGCGGGCCGTTCACAGCCGTCTCGGGTGGGACGGGTTACCGATGGGAGAACCCCCACACGGCGGCGGTTCCGCAAGCCTTTTACTTACTACCCCTGTACGAATGAGTGCAGACA of the Natronomonas halophila genome contains:
- a CDS encoding 30S ribosomal protein S19; the protein is MSSEYQIGHEGEFTYRGHTLDELQEMELDEVAELLPARQRRTIKRGLSTEQEKLLDEAREAEEEETANNPIRTHLRNMPILPEFVGLTFAVHTGQSFERVEIEPEMLGHYLGEFQLTRSSVEHGQAGIGATRSSKFVPLK
- a CDS encoding 50S ribosomal protein L2 produces the protein MGRRILGQRRGRGTSTFRAPSHRYKADLSHRTLEDDDIVTGEVVDIEHDPARSAPLADVQFDDGDRRLVLAPEGITVGDEIQVGVSAEIAPGNTMPLAEIPEGVPVCNVERQPGDGGKFARASGVSATLLTHDRNAAVVQLPSGEMRRLSPECRATIGVVAGGGRTEKPFVKAGNKHHKMKSRGGKWPRVRGVAMNAVDHPFGGGGRQHPGKPKSVSRDTPPGRKVGDIASKRTGRGGKGGKE
- a CDS encoding 50S ribosomal protein L23, which produces MTLKHPLVTEKAMNAMDFENKLQFICSLDASKGDIADAVESQFDVEVADVNTQNTMNGEKKATVKLSESDDAQEVASRIGVF
- the rpl4p gene encoding 50S ribosomal protein L4, with product MKAIVRDLDGDDAGEVELPDVFETTFRPDLIKRAVLAAQANRIQETGTDEYAGLRTPAESPGSGRGMAHVPRQNGRAREVPQAVSGRAAHPPKAEKDRGLDINTKERKLAVRSAIAATADGDLVEERGHAFDEDVEIPLVVSDDFEDLQKTQDAVDVLEALGVYDDIERAEDGKSVRAGRGTTRGRKYTQPKSVLVVTSEEPSLAARNLAGADVATADEVNAEDLAPGTAPGRLTLWTESALEEVAER
- a CDS encoding 50S ribosomal protein L3, with the protein product MPQPSRPRKGSMGFSPRSRAASEVPRFNSWPDDEGQPGLQGFAGYKAGMSHVVSINDEPNSPREGQEQTVPVTVVETPPMRAVAVRAYEDTPYGQRPLTEAWTDDVHEDLERALSVPQEQSGDAENEIREALNAGDLADLRVITHTVPRGLSSVPKKRPDVMETRVGGGSVEDRLEFALDLLDEGGEHAVTDVFRAGEYADVAGVTKGKGTQGPVKRWGVQKRKGKHARQGWRRRIGNLGPWNPSRVRSTVPQQGQTGYHQRTELNKRLLDLGDDDVTPDGGFVNYGEVDGAYTLVKGSVPGPNKRLVRFRPAVRPADQPRLDPEIRYVSTASNQG
- a CDS encoding putative RNA uridine N3 methyltransferase, whose protein sequence is MTRSVLVPSSLTREAEDKREATRKLGYVARAAVIFRVDRLIVFPDGDGETGRFGDGFVSTVLEYAATAPYLRKEVWDRRDELEYAGILPPLHVRSQTGSGSDGSGSLRQGIVTEVGPDGRVRVNCGMQHPISLPAPSGEYEEGERVTIRVSSRRPVRAKIVDEVPPGFDVERATIDDALTRADAGTRIAASRHGEELTVDRLDQLVERTTTDGMTVVFGAPERGLPEILDCEPGEEARSDEPTARFDLWLNTVPNQGSEVVRTEEALFATLAPLTLE